One Triticum dicoccoides isolate Atlit2015 ecotype Zavitan chromosome 5B, WEW_v2.0, whole genome shotgun sequence genomic window carries:
- the LOC119308966 gene encoding uncharacterized protein LOC119308966, translating to MATADAAFPHHSGHIRTRLPWFLTERQEQSPTVARMDKEKGEVEEEEKEKERSLVSIMKTKPLVPGSGRARARVVSLPRKRAKDYGNVPLAELLLRAMEHDKQAEKDYEEEEENGEDEDEQGTLFEEEEDSSHFAVKALSVMLCKIALFGCQCSIFLLYKVQRRSCPKFKSHDVQFFLSHIYLFHFYTFHRRKLIFSSL from the exons ATGGCGACGGCCGACGCCGCCTTCCCTCACCACAGCGGACACATACGGACGCGTCTCCCCTGGTTTCTCACTGAACGACAGGAGCAG AGCCCCACTGTCGCAAGAATGGACAAGGAAAAAGGGGAagtagaggaggaggagaaggagaaggagagaagCTTGGTGTCCATTATGAAGACTAAGCCGCTTGTCCCAGGAAgcggaagggcaagggcaagggttgTGTCGCTGCCGAGGAAGCGGGCCAAGGATTACGGCAATGTCCCGCTCGCCGAGTTGTTATTAAGG GCAATGGAGCATGATAAGCAAgcggagaaggattatgaagaggaggaagagaatGGGGAGGACGAGGATGAGCAAGGTACTCTGTTTGAGGAGGAGGAAGATTCTTCTCATTTTGCTGTCAAAGCGCTAAGTGTTATGCTATGCAAAATTGCATTGTTTGGCTgtcaatgttcaatatttttgttgTATAAAGTTCAAAGGAGGAGCTGTCCAAAATTCAAAAGCCATGATGTTCAATTCTTTCTTAGTCATATATATTTGTTCCATTTCTACACTTTTCATAGAAGAAAGCTTATTTTTTCATCACTATGA